The stretch of DNA AGCGCGAAGGCGTTGACGGCCCCGGAATTGAGGATGGTCACCCGGTAGGCCTGCTCGGGACGGTCGGAGGCCGCGACCAGCCGGTCGACCGTCTTGCCGATCAGGGTCGCGAGTTTCGGATCGTCATAGGCACCGCCATAGGAGGCGAGAATGCGCTCATGTTCGCGCTCGCTCGCAGGCGTCTGCGCGACGGTGCGGCTCGGCTTCGGCGCCGCTACCGTCGGCGGCGCGGTCTCGAGCTTTCCGAGATTTCCACAGGAGGAAAGCGTGAGCGCGGCGCACAGCAGCGCCGGCGCAGCCAGAAGGCGGCAGCCCGTGTTTCCTTCGCGCCATTCTGCACGATGTGTCAAATCAGCCACTGGACCACGACCCGATTGGAATCGCGATCTCATCCCTTTTTTGCGCCCGATCCAAACGAAAACCGGTGCCCAGTCTTCGGATCAAGCGCTATTTCCCGCCCAGCACCTCAACCTGCCCCACCCGGAACAATTCGATCCGTGGTCCTCCCCGCGACGAGACAACGCCGCGGACACGAATCCTTCGATTTTCGAGCCACTTAGGTCCAAGGCCGGCGCCCTCGAACGCCGGAATGATGCGCCTTGAAATAGTCGCAGCAAAGTCCCGTGTCCAGTTCCGCCCGAAATTCAGGTAGGTCATTGCCCCAGCCTGCCGAACGGACAGTACCCTGCCCTCGACCACCGTAAAGTGCCCAATCGCGGCCAGAATATCGCCCGGACTTTCAGAGTTTTTTATGGCCGTGGTTTCAGCCCAAATGCCCAATTTGGCATCCCGCGCCGCGTTCTCGGCGGCGGCCAGTGCTGCAGCGCAATTTTTTTCGGATATGTCGCCCGAAACCAACGCCTCGCCGCGGCGCAGCAGCTCGCTTTGCACCGAGTGTTCCGAGCCGGCCACGAACACAAAGGCGCCTTGGCGGCCATAGCGATCCGGCGAATCATCTTCGCCATGCAGCGTCACCTCGCGGCCGGCGGCGATGGCGGACAAAGCGGCCCTGCCGCTGGCCCTGTCGGTTCCACCACGCTCGATGCCGGCGAGACGGACTTCGCGGCCGTCTTCGAGGCGAAGGCTGCGGCCATCGACCACGGCGGCCACGCGGCCTTCGCCCTGCGGCTCAGGCGCGCAGTCGGCAGCGAGCGTCTGCCCGCTTGAAGCCAGCACCAGGAACGCCGCCGCAGATGCCCGGTAGCACCATGCCGGATCGGTCATGACGCGGCTCTCGATCCCGGCCTGTTGCGGTATGCTCGACATTTCAGGCGGTACTACCAGAGATTGCCAGGAAGGGGGAGGCCATGGAAGTCAACGGCATTGCACATATTTTTCTCACCGCCTCGAATTTCCAGCGCTCGCGCCAATTCTATTCGAAGCTGCTGCCGTTTCTCGGGTTGAAGCCGGTGCTCGATACAGAGACAACCTTCTACTGCGTCGGCGGCCGCACCGCAGTCGGCATCAGCGCGCCGTCAGCCGGGCATGAAGGCGCGGCGTTCGAGCAGAAGCGTGTCGGCCTGCATCACCTCTGCTTCCGCGCCCGCGAGCGCGCCGACGTCGATGAGTTGCACGGCTTCCTCCAGACGCTCGGCGCCAAGATCATCCGCGCGCCGCGCGAGGACCAATGGGCACCAGGATATTACTCGATCCTGTTCGAGGACCCTGATGGCATCCGGCTGGAGCTCAATCATGTGCCGGGGAAGGGGCTGTTGGGGTAGCGCGCCTCGATGGGTGGACCATCATGTCGCTGCATAGGGATTGATGGGTTTCGCTGCGCTCCATCCATTCTACGCACTGGTTGTGCAACGTTGCTTGCTGCAAATCACGGCGCACCAAGATCCAGTTGTTGGCAACATGTCATGCGCTGCTTGGTAGTGAGCACTGTAGCCGAGCACCGCTTCGCATAAAAATTGAGAGCTAATTGCTGCATCAAAGGCGTGTCATCCCAAGGATATTGGGATAGCGTTTCTTCGCCTTGGTCCAACATGCCACCTGCTGTCAACCACACATTCCGGTGGAGCCGATGCAGCAGATTTCAGACTGGCTCGAGAAGCTTGGGCTTGAACAATACGCGCTGCGGTTTGCAGAGAACGGGATCGATCTCGATGTCCTGCCCGAGCTGACGGACCAGGACTTCGACAGGCTCGGTGTCCTGCTCGGCCATCGACGTAAAATGCTGCGCGCGATCGCCGAACTCCATCAAGGCGAACTGGTCGCCGGACCGGCGCTTCATGATGCCGAGCGACGCCACCTCACTGTCATGTTCTGCGATCTGGTAGGCTCGACTGCGCTCTCGGCTCGCCTCGATCCCGAGGACATGTGGGAGGTGATCCGCGCCTACCGTGCCGCCTGCGCGAGGGTGATAGCCACTTACGACGGCAGTCTCGCCAGGTTTGTGGGCGACGGGATACTCGTCTATTTCGGCTATCCCCGCGCCCACGAGGATGATGCGGAGCGCGCCGTGCGAGCGGGGCTCGACATCATTGCCGCGGTAGGGCCGCTCGAAACGCGCTCGGAACGGGTCAAGGTGCGGATCGCGATCGCGACCGGGCTGGTGGTGGTAGGCGACCTCATCAGCGGAGGCGCGTCAGAGCAACAGGCAATGGTCGGCGATACGCCGAACGTCGCTGCCCGGCTCCAGGGCCTGGCCGAGCCGGGCGCAGTCGTCGTTGCTGCCTCGACGCGCGAGCTGCTTGGCGATCTATTCATTTTTCGCAACCTCGGCCTCCGCGAGGTCAAGGGCATCTCCGAACCCATCGCGGTCTGGGCGGTCGAAGGTGGCGCTGCATCGGAGAGCCGCTTCGAGGCGGTGCGTACCGCGCGCTCGCTGGGCTTTGTCGGCCGCAAGGCAGAGATCGAATTCGTGCTCGCGCGCCAGCAACTGGCGTGGCAGGGCCAGGGCCAAATGGTGCTGATTTCCGGCGAGGCCGGTATCGGCAAGTCGCGCCTTGTGGCAACGCTATCCGAGAATCCTGCGTTGGAGTCGCATTGCCGGCTGCGGTATCAGTGCTCGCCTTACCACTCGAACAGTGCGCTTCATCCCTTTATCGCTCAGCTCGAGCGCGCCGCCGGCATCGAGATACAGGATAGCCCTGAGCAAAAACTCGACAAGCTCGAGGCAATGCTTGCGCTTGGAACGCAGCAGGTGGCCAACGCGACGCCGCTCATTGCCGCGCTGCTTTCGATCCCGACCGGCGAGCGGTATCCACCGCTAGGCCTCAGTCCCGTGCAACAGCGGCGACAGACCTTTGCCGCCCTGCTCGAGCAGTTTGAAGGGCTGGCGCGGCATCAGCCGCTGCTGTTCGTTTGCGAGGACATGCACTGGGCTGATGCTACGACGCTCGAGCTGTTCGATCTCGCGGTCGATCGGATGAGGCGACTGCCGGTACTCGCGCTCGCGACATTCCGGCCCGAGTTCGAGCCGCCCTGGGTGGGTCTCGCCAACGTCAGCCTGCTGCGGCTCGATCGGCTTGACCGCCAGGACACGCGCGCACTGGTCGAGCAGGTCACCGTCGGCCGGAAGCTGCCCGGCGAGATGATGACCCAGATCATCGACAAGACGGACGGCGTCCCGCTGTTCGTGGAAGAACTGACCAAGATGGTCCTGGAGTCGGGATTGCTCGTCGAAGATGCCGGGCGCTACCGCTTCGATAGTCCGCTGCCGCCGCTCGCCATTCCCGCGACGCTACAGGATTCGCTGATGGCACGGCTTGACCGGCTGGCGCCGGTCAAGGAGGTGGCGCAGATAGGGGCTGCCATTGGCCGCGACTTCTCATACACGTTGCTGCGATCCGTGGCGGGGCGCGATGACCAGACGCTGAGCGCGGCGCTGGCGCAACTCGAGGGGGCTGAACTGCTATTGCGCTACGGGACGCCGCCGGAAGCGACCTATAGCTTCAAGCATGCGCTCGTTCAGGAAACGGCTTACGAGAGCCTGCTCAAGAGCCGGCGGCAATTGCTCCACCAGCACATCGGCGATGTTCTGTGCGACAAGTTTCCAATCATCGCCGAGAACGAGCCGGAAGTTCTGGCATTCCATTTCACTGAAGCGGGGCTGAACGCAACAGCGCTGGAATGGTGGCGCAAGGCCGGCCAGCAGGCATTGAAGCGCTCGGCCTATACTGAAGCCATCGCACATCTCGGCAAGGCGGTTGCCATCGCCGACGCGTTGCCTGTCGGGTCGGGCCGAACCATGAACCGGCTCCAGCTTCAAATCGCCTACGGCCGCGCGCTGCGAGGCGGCCTTGGTCACAGCGCCCCCGAAACGGTGGCCGCGTGGAAGCGGGCCCGACAATTCGCAGCCGACATCAACGACCCGGTCGAACTGGCGCCGATCCATTCGGGCCTGTTCAATGCCTGCCTGACCCACGGCGAGATCGCGCCGATGCGGGACTTGACGGAGGCAATCATGAGCGTCGCCAGGCAGCGACCGGAATCGCCGGTGGCAGCCGTCGTCGCACACTGGACGGCGGGGGTAACCTGCTGGTTCGGCGGCGATTACCTGAACGCGCAACTGCATCTCGAGCGAGCACTCGCGACCTATGAGGTCGAACGGAACCCGGCGACCTTCAGGGCGTCGGCGCTGGACCTGCCGTTCGTCATTATGAGGTTTCTTGCCCTGGTGCTTTGGCCGCTCGGCAGGATTGATCGATCGCGCCGGCTCGCCGCCGAAGCGGTGTGTGCGACCGGAGAAAAGCGAGCGCTTTCCCAAGCCAATGCACTCGTTCACAAGGCGGTCTTCGATGGACTGTGCGGGGGCATGTTGCAGGAAACAGAGACTATCCTTGCTCTCGGCCTCGCCCGCGAACATACGATGCCGTTGTATGTAGCCGCCGGCAGCTACCTGAACGGCCTGGCACAGTGGCGCGCCGGCGACCGGAAGGGTGGATTAACGGAAATGAGCCGGGGCTGGACACTGCTTCACGAGAATGACTGCTACCTTTGTGAACCGTTCTGGGGAATGCAGGTTGCCGTGGCAAATGCGGAGGCAGGGCAATTTGATACCGGATTGGAAATCTTGCGGGAGTTGATCGCCTCGACAGTGCAATCCGGCCAGCATTGGCTGGATGCCGAACTCCATCGCAGCCGGGGTGAGCTCTTCTTGCGTCTTGACCCACCGAGCATTTCCATGGCCGAAGACGCTTTCCGCACCGCCCTGGAAATCGCCCGCACCCAGCAGACGAAGACTTTCGAACTACGCAGTGCCGTTGGACTTGCGCGCCTCTATTGTGCAAATGGGCGAGCCGAGGCAATACCCGAGATGCTCGCACCAGTTCTTGTTGATTTCGACACGGAGCGAGATCTGCCCGAAATCGAACAAGCGGAAACCTTGCTCAAGCGTAGACAAGCGGCCCGGCCCGGCAACTGGTGACCGTTGCTGTCGAGCCAGTGCATAGGATGGGGCGCTCGGCTAGTCATTCCGTTTAACGGAAAACGTCAGCGCCTTGCCGCTGTGGATGCCATGCGGCATGATCGCGCCGAGCAAAATTCAAAGCCGCAGGCAATGCGGCAGCCGACAAGGGAGGCCTTCCATGAAGAGAGCAATCACAGGCATGTTCGCCGCGGTACTGGCGATGTCGGCGACGGCGGCACTGGCGCAAGGCAAGCCGCCGCTCAAGCTCGGTGGCATCCTCGACATGTCCGGGCTTTATGCTGACATTACCGGGCCGGGCTCGGAGACCGCTGCGAAAATGGCAGTGGAAGATTTTGGCGGCGAGGTGCTGGGACGCAAGGTCGAGATCGTCGCGGCCGATCATCTCAACAAGGCCGACCTTGCCGCCAGCATCGCGCGCGACATGTTCGACAACCAGGGCGTCGAAATGCTGTACGACGTGGCGGCTTCCGCGACCGCGCTTGCCGCCGGCGAGATTGCGAAGGCGCGCAACAAGATCGTGATGTATAGCGGCCCGGCCTCGATCCGCCTGAGCAACGAGGCCTGCGGTCCCTACACCGTGCATTACGCCTATGACACTTTTGGGCAGGCGAACGTCACCGGGCTCGCCACCGTCAAGTCAGGTTTCGAGACCTGGTTCTTTCTCACGGCCGACTACGCGTTCGGCCAGGACCTGGAAAAGGACACCACCACCGTTGTGGTGAAGGCCGGCGGCAAGGTGCTGGGCGGCGTCAAGCATCCGCTCAACACGTCCGACTTCTCCTCCTTCCTGCTGCAGGCGCAGAGTTCGAAGGCCAAGGTCGTGGGGTTGGCGAATGCCGGCGGCGACACCATCAACGCGATCAAGCAGGCCGCGGAATTCGGGCTGACCAAGAGCGGAGGCCAAAAACTCTCGCCGCTGCTCGCCTTCGTGACCGACATCGACAGCGTTGGCCTGGAGACGGCGCAGGGCCTGTTGCTGGCGGAGGCGTTCTACTGGGACCTCAACGATGACACCCGGGCGTTCTCAAAGCGCTTCCAGGAGCGCGTCAAGCGGCCGCCGACCGCAGCTCAAGCCAGCGTCTACTCTTCCGTCGGCCATTACCTGAAAGCCGTGAAGGCCGCCGGCACCACGGACGCGGCTGCGGTCATGAAGGTCATGAAGGAGACGCCGGTCAACGACATGTTCGCCAGGAACGGCAAGATCCGCGAGGATGGCCGCATGGTGCACGACATGTATCTGTTCGAGGTCAAGAAGCCGTCTGAATCGAAGGCGCGCTGGGACTATTACAAGCTCTTGGCCACGGTCCCCGGCAGCGAGGCGTTCCAGCCGCTGGAAGCCTCGCGCTGTCCGCTGGTGAAGAAATAGCGCGCTGTCCCCGTCATTGCGAGCGAAGCGAAGCAATCCATCTTGCGGCACGGACAGTATGGATTGCTTCGTCGCTTCGCTCCTCGCAATGACGGTGAGAGGCCGGAATTCCATCTAATAACACCAACCGAAAGCACGACACATGAGCGCAAACGAAATGGTCCTCCAGAAACTCGACTCTGGCTTGCTCACGATCACCATGAACCGGCCGGACCGGCGCAACGCGCTCAATCCGGACATGACGCGCGGGCTGGTGGAGGCGGCGCGGCGGGCGGTGGAGGATCACGAGGTGCGCGCGGTGCTGATCAAGGGCGCCGGCGGCACGTTCTGCGTCGGCGGCGACGTCAAGTCGATGGCGGAGGGAAGGGCGCCACTCGGCTTCGAGGCCAAGATGGCCAATCTGCGCCGCGGCATGGAAGTGTCGCGCATCCTGCACCAGATACCAAAACCCGTGGTGGCGCAGCTCGATGGCGCCGCCGCCGGCGCGGGCCTTTCGATCGCGCTGTCCTGCGACCTGCGCGTCGCCAGCGCCTCCTGCAAGATCACCACCGCCTTTGCCAAGGTGGGATTGTCAGGCGATTACGGCGGCACTTATTTTCTGACGCAGATGCTGGGAGCTGCGAAAGCGCGCGAGCTCTATCTGACCTCGCCGGTGCTGAGCGCGACCGAGGCCTACAATCTCGGCATGGTGACAAAGGTGGTGCCGGACGCGGACATCGACGCCGAGGCGCATGATCTCGCAATGTCGCTGGCGCAGGGACCGTCGGTGACGCTAGGCTACATCAAGCGCAACATCAA from Bradyrhizobium sp. AZCC 1693 encodes:
- a CDS encoding thermonuclease family protein; amino-acid sequence: MTDPAWCYRASAAAFLVLASSGQTLAADCAPEPQGEGRVAAVVDGRSLRLEDGREVRLAGIERGGTDRASGRAALSAIAAGREVTLHGEDDSPDRYGRQGAFVFVAGSEHSVQSELLRRGEALVSGDISEKNCAAALAAAENAARDAKLGIWAETTAIKNSESPGDILAAIGHFTVVEGRVLSVRQAGAMTYLNFGRNWTRDFAATISRRIIPAFEGAGLGPKWLENRRIRVRGVVSSRGGPRIELFRVGQVEVLGGK
- a CDS encoding VOC family protein; protein product: MEVNGIAHIFLTASNFQRSRQFYSKLLPFLGLKPVLDTETTFYCVGGRTAVGISAPSAGHEGAAFEQKRVGLHHLCFRARERADVDELHGFLQTLGAKIIRAPREDQWAPGYYSILFEDPDGIRLELNHVPGKGLLG
- a CDS encoding adenylate/guanylate cyclase domain-containing protein, with product MQQISDWLEKLGLEQYALRFAENGIDLDVLPELTDQDFDRLGVLLGHRRKMLRAIAELHQGELVAGPALHDAERRHLTVMFCDLVGSTALSARLDPEDMWEVIRAYRAACARVIATYDGSLARFVGDGILVYFGYPRAHEDDAERAVRAGLDIIAAVGPLETRSERVKVRIAIATGLVVVGDLISGGASEQQAMVGDTPNVAARLQGLAEPGAVVVAASTRELLGDLFIFRNLGLREVKGISEPIAVWAVEGGAASESRFEAVRTARSLGFVGRKAEIEFVLARQQLAWQGQGQMVLISGEAGIGKSRLVATLSENPALESHCRLRYQCSPYHSNSALHPFIAQLERAAGIEIQDSPEQKLDKLEAMLALGTQQVANATPLIAALLSIPTGERYPPLGLSPVQQRRQTFAALLEQFEGLARHQPLLFVCEDMHWADATTLELFDLAVDRMRRLPVLALATFRPEFEPPWVGLANVSLLRLDRLDRQDTRALVEQVTVGRKLPGEMMTQIIDKTDGVPLFVEELTKMVLESGLLVEDAGRYRFDSPLPPLAIPATLQDSLMARLDRLAPVKEVAQIGAAIGRDFSYTLLRSVAGRDDQTLSAALAQLEGAELLLRYGTPPEATYSFKHALVQETAYESLLKSRRQLLHQHIGDVLCDKFPIIAENEPEVLAFHFTEAGLNATALEWWRKAGQQALKRSAYTEAIAHLGKAVAIADALPVGSGRTMNRLQLQIAYGRALRGGLGHSAPETVAAWKRARQFAADINDPVELAPIHSGLFNACLTHGEIAPMRDLTEAIMSVARQRPESPVAAVVAHWTAGVTCWFGGDYLNAQLHLERALATYEVERNPATFRASALDLPFVIMRFLALVLWPLGRIDRSRRLAAEAVCATGEKRALSQANALVHKAVFDGLCGGMLQETETILALGLAREHTMPLYVAAGSYLNGLAQWRAGDRKGGLTEMSRGWTLLHENDCYLCEPFWGMQVAVANAEAGQFDTGLEILRELIASTVQSGQHWLDAELHRSRGELFLRLDPPSISMAEDAFRTALEIARTQQTKTFELRSAVGLARLYCANGRAEAIPEMLAPVLVDFDTERDLPEIEQAETLLKRRQAARPGNW
- a CDS encoding ABC transporter substrate-binding protein; protein product: MKRAITGMFAAVLAMSATAALAQGKPPLKLGGILDMSGLYADITGPGSETAAKMAVEDFGGEVLGRKVEIVAADHLNKADLAASIARDMFDNQGVEMLYDVAASATALAAGEIAKARNKIVMYSGPASIRLSNEACGPYTVHYAYDTFGQANVTGLATVKSGFETWFFLTADYAFGQDLEKDTTTVVVKAGGKVLGGVKHPLNTSDFSSFLLQAQSSKAKVVGLANAGGDTINAIKQAAEFGLTKSGGQKLSPLLAFVTDIDSVGLETAQGLLLAEAFYWDLNDDTRAFSKRFQERVKRPPTAAQASVYSSVGHYLKAVKAAGTTDAAAVMKVMKETPVNDMFARNGKIREDGRMVHDMYLFEVKKPSESKARWDYYKLLATVPGSEAFQPLEASRCPLVKK
- a CDS encoding enoyl-CoA hydratase — its product is MSANEMVLQKLDSGLLTITMNRPDRRNALNPDMTRGLVEAARRAVEDHEVRAVLIKGAGGTFCVGGDVKSMAEGRAPLGFEAKMANLRRGMEVSRILHQIPKPVVAQLDGAAAGAGLSIALSCDLRVASASCKITTAFAKVGLSGDYGGTYFLTQMLGAAKARELYLTSPVLSATEAYNLGMVTKVVPDADIDAEAHDLAMSLAQGPSVTLGYIKRNINNAETMSLEACFDAEAIHHSRSGDTADHKEAAKAFVEKRKPVFQGH